In one window of Temnothorax longispinosus isolate EJ_2023e chromosome 11, Tlon_JGU_v1, whole genome shotgun sequence DNA:
- the LOC139821669 gene encoding uncharacterized protein isoform X1 yields the protein MAAMAGATPTRLDCRGAGTAGRGRGCGKMAAAATATAAVESCVVKRADVPRDVEPVELEVENATARADTDRPGEADASRAATPRRQPELYQFRATDLLYYASSVSFFFADVATDSIVCVEYLLQGHSAWGCFAMGFTVLPACVTQLFSLRWHRSDGSLRTVHWFLHFLLLGFLHRYLTLLYTAVYSLRNKSSFSRDKNWVYRQESDICMLHLFESFMGAAPQLILQLYIIARLNHAPLWTSASAVASFCSLTWAVSTYVRAMHNINRERSNATWVALVLQALWRSGMLLSRIGVLVLAAVFMKTWFFLFLGLHWLFMTIWVILQKTEFCPTIWEERIYNCIIGLIYCFDFFNLRDGRSRYRVLVFYSVITVQNLVFLIMYTLRFKDTVASDTMIAIATLIIGCMLVGLASMSLYYGKFHPSRTVTSISRNISEHCTTTKVDTPRSLKLFHRGSLVSLHHSIDISPRTEEVPTDKQSLLTNIAQISDCAEEGIVNRNYSSENESNASAVRVSTECERPHSRVGAKHKEEVALSNDNSDNALTSSAPLNSLYPGLPDIDSSRKRRGIYEHDITPQLDWHAPDILNIDLEQFGSIDNSERSNSLTLDSCSKVIGALDVIKNREKLTTPTPLESSRIFDIEKVSKDLQQQQRDETMSCVTSIHDYENVCPLGIARPPWCIRSWKGYTDIETYIHDDSVVRDRRRDTLTSTTGTTYSSEYSDGMISRGILKQDDYADALTYDLVESKGNKSSYSDSTFSASTVDDQNASLYVAKPVVFDDRGGMLALDTILEERDDSSLSDEKFQHGTEPSRDSASTLVSTIDQIRRYTAENSPRHIYHTTGTQWEDLNPKNLMARAHFAKVLFDNDLRTAPATTGPIGLTTRDVEKREIDAIREFVRCCAIESIKKTPLIDAILSDSPILGSRASKVVRQVTFTDRKSDFDANESDLYVEMSPLVSVENGENSCQTRLADAKTAEAESAAKTSLPTISKKSPDKENLSPILSNNNRRININSIHDNRDNNDRHAWTIERDDKNDKSLCNMRFNLKEKRHLFLEQVLSPVPKLWNKRISFHPSTKNL from the exons ATGGCCGCCATGGCCGGCGCGACGCCGACGCGCCTTGACTGCCGGGGTGCCGGGACTGCCGGGCGAGGGCGAGGATGCGGGAagatggcggcggcggcgacggcgacggcggcggtggaGTCGTGCGTCGTCAAGCGCGCTGACGTTCCGCGCGACGTTGAGCCCGTTGAGCTTGAGGTTGAGAACGCGACGGCGCGGGCGGACACGGACAGGCCGGGTGAGGCGGACGCGTCGCGCGcggccacgccgcgccggcagcCCGAGCTTTATCAATTTCGCGCCACCGACCTGCTGTACTACGCGTCCTCGGTCAGTTTCTTTTTCGCGGACGTAGCAACAG ACAGCATTGTATGTGTGGAATACCTTTTGCAAGGCCACTCAGCGTGGGGATGCTTTGCAATGGGTTTCACCGTCTTACCCGCTTGTGTTACCCAACTATTTAGTTTGAGATGGCATCGCAGCGACGGTTCCCTGCGGACTGTTCACTGGTTTTTGCACTTCCTGCTACTCGGCTTCTTGCACAG gtACTTGACTTTGCTTTACACTGCGGTGTACTCTTTGAGAAATAAGTCCAGCTTCAGCAGGGACAAAAACTGGGTATATCGACAAGAAagcgatatatgtatgttgCACTTGTTTGAGTCGTTCATGGGGGCTGCTCCGCAGTTGATATTGCAGCTGTATATCATTGCGAGATTAAACCATGCGCCACTTTGGACGA GCGCCTCCGCAGTAGCTTCCTTCTGCTCCCTGACGTGGGCCGTGAGTACATACGTGAGGGCCATGCACAATATCAATCGCGAACGCAGCAACGCGACTTGGGTTGCTCTTGTTCTTCAGGCTCTCTGGCGCAGCGGTATGCTGCTGTCCAGAATCGGAGTTTTGGTACTAGCGGCTGTCTTTATGAAAACGTGGTTCTTCTTGTTTCTGG gGCTGCATTGGTTATTCATGACGATCTGGGTGATCCTGCAAAAGACAGAGTTCTGTCCTACCATATGGGAGGAGCGCATCTACAATTGCATCATCGGATTAATCTATTGCTTCGACTTCTTCAACCTGCGCGATGGCAGATCGCGTTATCGCGTGCTCGTCTTTTATTCGGTGATCACGGTGCAGAATCTGGTTTTCCTGATCATGTACACATTGCGTTTTAAGGACACTGTCGCGAGCGATACGatgatcgcgatcgcgaccCTGATAATCGGCTGTATGCTCGTCGGTCTGGCGAGCATGTCACTGTATTATGGCAAGTTTCATCCATCAAGAACGGTGACGAGCATCTCCCGGAATATCAGCGAGCATTGTACAACTACAAAGGTTGACACACCCAGGTCCCTCAAGTTGTTCCATCGCGGCTCCTTGGTGTCGTTGCATCACTCCATTGATATCTCGCCGAGGACCGAGGAGGTACCCACCGACAAGCAATCTTTGCTTACGAATATCGCACAAATTTCCGATTGCGCGGAGGAGGGCATTGTCAATCGCAACTACAGCTCGGAGAACGAATCCAACGCGAGCGCCGTGCGCGTCTCCACCGAGTGCGAGAGGCCGCACAGTCGCGTCGGTGCCAAGCACAAGGAAGAGGTCGCGTTGTCCAACGACAATTCGGACAACGCGCTTACCAGCAGCGCGCCATTGAATTCTCTGTATCCGGGCTTGCCCGACATCGACTCGTCTCGAAAACGCCGCGGCATTTACGAACACGACATCACGCCGCAATTGGACTGGCACGCGCCGGATATATTGAACATCGATTTGGAGCAGTTCGGCAGTATCGACAACTCCGAGCGGAGCAATTCTCTCACGCTAGATTCCTGCAGTAAAGTGATCGGCGCATTGGACGTTATCAAGAACAGAGAAAAGCTGACGACTCCGACGCCATTGGAGAGCAGCAGGATATTCGATATAGAGAAGGTGTCGAAGGACCTGCAGCAGCAG CAGCGGGACGAGACGATGAGCTGCGTGACGTCGATCCACGACTACGAGAACGTATGCCCGCTGGGAATTGCTCGGCCGCCTTGGTGTATCCGCAGTTGGAAAGGCTACACAGACATCGAGACATACATCCACGATGATAGCGTGGTGCGCGATCGGCGGCGGGACACTCTGACGAGCACGACCGGCACGACGTACAGCTCGGAATACTCTGACGGCATGATCTCACGAGGGATATTAAAGCAGGACGATTACGCGGATGCTCTGACTTACGATCTGGTGGAATCTAAGGGCAATAAATCGTCTTACAGCGATAGCACGTTTTCCGCGTCCACCGTGGACGATCAGAACGCCAGTCTGTACGTAGCCAAGCCGGTGGTGTTCGACGACCGGGGTGGTATGCTCGCGTTGGACACAATATTGGAAGAGCGCGATGATTCTTCATTGTCGGACGAAAAGTTTCAGCACGGGACAGAACCGTCGCGCGACTCCGCGAGTACCCTAGTGAGCACGATAGATCAGATCAGGCGGTATACAGCGGAGAATTCGCCGCGACATATCTACCACACCACCGGGACTCAGTGGGAAGATCTGAATCCCAAGAACTTGATGGCGCGAGCGCACTTTGCCAAAGTGTTGTTCGACAACGATCTCAGAACCGCCCCGGCGACGACTGGTCCAATCGGTCTGACCACGCGGGACGTTGAGAAACGCGAGATAGACGCGATCAGGGAGTTCGTCCGGTGTTGTGCGATAGAATCCATCAAGAAGACGCCCCTGATAGATGCTATTTTGTCGGACTCACCGATTCTGGGCAGCAGGGCGAGCAAAGTCGTGCGACAGGTCACGTTTACGGATCGTAAGAGCGATTTCGACGCAAACGAGAGCGACTTGTATGTCGAGATGAGTCCCTTGGTGTCCGTCGAGAACGGCGAGAACTCGTGCCAGACCAGGCTCGCCGACGCGAAGACCGCCGAGGCGGAGAGCGCCGCCAAGACCAGTCTTCCCACAATATCGAAAAAATCGCCGGATAAAGAAAATCTGTCGCCGATCTTGTCGAACAATAACAGGcggattaatattaatagtatacACGATAACAGGGACAATAATGATAGGCACGCTTGGACCATAGAAAGAGACGATAAAAATGACAAGTCGTTGTGCAACATGCGTTTCAATCTGAAGGAGAAGCGACATTTATTTCTCGAGCAGGTTCTCTCGCCGGTTCCAAAACTCTGGAACAAACGTATCTCCTTTCATCCGAGCACCAAAAATTTATAG
- the LOC139821669 gene encoding uncharacterized protein isoform X2, producing the protein MAAMAGATPTRLDCRGAGTAGRGRGCGKMAAAATATAAVESCVVKRADVPRDVEPVELEVENATARADTDRPGEADASRAATPRRQPELYQFRATDLLYYASSVSFFFADVATDSIVCVEYLLQGHSAWGCFAMGFTVLPACVTQLFSLRWHRSDGSLRTVHWFLHFLLLGFLHRYLTLLYTAVYSLRNKSSFSRDKNWVYRQESDICMLHLFESFMGAAPQLILQLYIIARLNHAPLWTSASAVASFCSLTWAVSTYVRAMHNINRERSNATWVALVLQALWRSGMLLSRIGVLVLAAVFMKTWFFLFLGLHWLFMTIWVILQKTEFCPTIWEERIYNCIIGLIYCFDFFNLRDGRSRYRVLVFYSVITVQNLVFLIMYTLRFKDTVASDTMIAIATLIIGCMLVGLASMSLYYGKFHPSRTVTSISRNISEHCTTTKVDTPRSLKLFHRGSLVSLHHSIDISPRTEEVPTDKQSLLTNIAQISDCAEEGIVNRNYSSENESNASAVRVSTECERPHSRVGAKHKEEVALSNDNSDNALTSSAPLNSLYPGLPDIDSSRKRRGIYEHDITPQLDWHAPDILNIDLEQFGSIDNSERSNSLTLDSCSKVIGALDVIKNREKLTTPTPLESSRIFDIEKVSKDLQQQRDETMSCVTSIHDYENVCPLGIARPPWCIRSWKGYTDIETYIHDDSVVRDRRRDTLTSTTGTTYSSEYSDGMISRGILKQDDYADALTYDLVESKGNKSSYSDSTFSASTVDDQNASLYVAKPVVFDDRGGMLALDTILEERDDSSLSDEKFQHGTEPSRDSASTLVSTIDQIRRYTAENSPRHIYHTTGTQWEDLNPKNLMARAHFAKVLFDNDLRTAPATTGPIGLTTRDVEKREIDAIREFVRCCAIESIKKTPLIDAILSDSPILGSRASKVVRQVTFTDRKSDFDANESDLYVEMSPLVSVENGENSCQTRLADAKTAEAESAAKTSLPTISKKSPDKENLSPILSNNNRRININSIHDNRDNNDRHAWTIERDDKNDKSLCNMRFNLKEKRHLFLEQVLSPVPKLWNKRISFHPSTKNL; encoded by the exons ATGGCCGCCATGGCCGGCGCGACGCCGACGCGCCTTGACTGCCGGGGTGCCGGGACTGCCGGGCGAGGGCGAGGATGCGGGAagatggcggcggcggcgacggcgacggcggcggtggaGTCGTGCGTCGTCAAGCGCGCTGACGTTCCGCGCGACGTTGAGCCCGTTGAGCTTGAGGTTGAGAACGCGACGGCGCGGGCGGACACGGACAGGCCGGGTGAGGCGGACGCGTCGCGCGcggccacgccgcgccggcagcCCGAGCTTTATCAATTTCGCGCCACCGACCTGCTGTACTACGCGTCCTCGGTCAGTTTCTTTTTCGCGGACGTAGCAACAG ACAGCATTGTATGTGTGGAATACCTTTTGCAAGGCCACTCAGCGTGGGGATGCTTTGCAATGGGTTTCACCGTCTTACCCGCTTGTGTTACCCAACTATTTAGTTTGAGATGGCATCGCAGCGACGGTTCCCTGCGGACTGTTCACTGGTTTTTGCACTTCCTGCTACTCGGCTTCTTGCACAG gtACTTGACTTTGCTTTACACTGCGGTGTACTCTTTGAGAAATAAGTCCAGCTTCAGCAGGGACAAAAACTGGGTATATCGACAAGAAagcgatatatgtatgttgCACTTGTTTGAGTCGTTCATGGGGGCTGCTCCGCAGTTGATATTGCAGCTGTATATCATTGCGAGATTAAACCATGCGCCACTTTGGACGA GCGCCTCCGCAGTAGCTTCCTTCTGCTCCCTGACGTGGGCCGTGAGTACATACGTGAGGGCCATGCACAATATCAATCGCGAACGCAGCAACGCGACTTGGGTTGCTCTTGTTCTTCAGGCTCTCTGGCGCAGCGGTATGCTGCTGTCCAGAATCGGAGTTTTGGTACTAGCGGCTGTCTTTATGAAAACGTGGTTCTTCTTGTTTCTGG gGCTGCATTGGTTATTCATGACGATCTGGGTGATCCTGCAAAAGACAGAGTTCTGTCCTACCATATGGGAGGAGCGCATCTACAATTGCATCATCGGATTAATCTATTGCTTCGACTTCTTCAACCTGCGCGATGGCAGATCGCGTTATCGCGTGCTCGTCTTTTATTCGGTGATCACGGTGCAGAATCTGGTTTTCCTGATCATGTACACATTGCGTTTTAAGGACACTGTCGCGAGCGATACGatgatcgcgatcgcgaccCTGATAATCGGCTGTATGCTCGTCGGTCTGGCGAGCATGTCACTGTATTATGGCAAGTTTCATCCATCAAGAACGGTGACGAGCATCTCCCGGAATATCAGCGAGCATTGTACAACTACAAAGGTTGACACACCCAGGTCCCTCAAGTTGTTCCATCGCGGCTCCTTGGTGTCGTTGCATCACTCCATTGATATCTCGCCGAGGACCGAGGAGGTACCCACCGACAAGCAATCTTTGCTTACGAATATCGCACAAATTTCCGATTGCGCGGAGGAGGGCATTGTCAATCGCAACTACAGCTCGGAGAACGAATCCAACGCGAGCGCCGTGCGCGTCTCCACCGAGTGCGAGAGGCCGCACAGTCGCGTCGGTGCCAAGCACAAGGAAGAGGTCGCGTTGTCCAACGACAATTCGGACAACGCGCTTACCAGCAGCGCGCCATTGAATTCTCTGTATCCGGGCTTGCCCGACATCGACTCGTCTCGAAAACGCCGCGGCATTTACGAACACGACATCACGCCGCAATTGGACTGGCACGCGCCGGATATATTGAACATCGATTTGGAGCAGTTCGGCAGTATCGACAACTCCGAGCGGAGCAATTCTCTCACGCTAGATTCCTGCAGTAAAGTGATCGGCGCATTGGACGTTATCAAGAACAGAGAAAAGCTGACGACTCCGACGCCATTGGAGAGCAGCAGGATATTCGATATAGAGAAGGTGTCGAAGGACCTGCAGCAGCAG CGGGACGAGACGATGAGCTGCGTGACGTCGATCCACGACTACGAGAACGTATGCCCGCTGGGAATTGCTCGGCCGCCTTGGTGTATCCGCAGTTGGAAAGGCTACACAGACATCGAGACATACATCCACGATGATAGCGTGGTGCGCGATCGGCGGCGGGACACTCTGACGAGCACGACCGGCACGACGTACAGCTCGGAATACTCTGACGGCATGATCTCACGAGGGATATTAAAGCAGGACGATTACGCGGATGCTCTGACTTACGATCTGGTGGAATCTAAGGGCAATAAATCGTCTTACAGCGATAGCACGTTTTCCGCGTCCACCGTGGACGATCAGAACGCCAGTCTGTACGTAGCCAAGCCGGTGGTGTTCGACGACCGGGGTGGTATGCTCGCGTTGGACACAATATTGGAAGAGCGCGATGATTCTTCATTGTCGGACGAAAAGTTTCAGCACGGGACAGAACCGTCGCGCGACTCCGCGAGTACCCTAGTGAGCACGATAGATCAGATCAGGCGGTATACAGCGGAGAATTCGCCGCGACATATCTACCACACCACCGGGACTCAGTGGGAAGATCTGAATCCCAAGAACTTGATGGCGCGAGCGCACTTTGCCAAAGTGTTGTTCGACAACGATCTCAGAACCGCCCCGGCGACGACTGGTCCAATCGGTCTGACCACGCGGGACGTTGAGAAACGCGAGATAGACGCGATCAGGGAGTTCGTCCGGTGTTGTGCGATAGAATCCATCAAGAAGACGCCCCTGATAGATGCTATTTTGTCGGACTCACCGATTCTGGGCAGCAGGGCGAGCAAAGTCGTGCGACAGGTCACGTTTACGGATCGTAAGAGCGATTTCGACGCAAACGAGAGCGACTTGTATGTCGAGATGAGTCCCTTGGTGTCCGTCGAGAACGGCGAGAACTCGTGCCAGACCAGGCTCGCCGACGCGAAGACCGCCGAGGCGGAGAGCGCCGCCAAGACCAGTCTTCCCACAATATCGAAAAAATCGCCGGATAAAGAAAATCTGTCGCCGATCTTGTCGAACAATAACAGGcggattaatattaatagtatacACGATAACAGGGACAATAATGATAGGCACGCTTGGACCATAGAAAGAGACGATAAAAATGACAAGTCGTTGTGCAACATGCGTTTCAATCTGAAGGAGAAGCGACATTTATTTCTCGAGCAGGTTCTCTCGCCGGTTCCAAAACTCTGGAACAAACGTATCTCCTTTCATCCGAGCACCAAAAATTTATAG
- the LOC139821669 gene encoding uncharacterized protein isoform X3, translated as MGFTVLPACVTQLFSLRWHRSDGSLRTVHWFLHFLLLGFLHRYLTLLYTAVYSLRNKSSFSRDKNWVYRQESDICMLHLFESFMGAAPQLILQLYIIARLNHAPLWTSASAVASFCSLTWAVSTYVRAMHNINRERSNATWVALVLQALWRSGMLLSRIGVLVLAAVFMKTWFFLFLGLHWLFMTIWVILQKTEFCPTIWEERIYNCIIGLIYCFDFFNLRDGRSRYRVLVFYSVITVQNLVFLIMYTLRFKDTVASDTMIAIATLIIGCMLVGLASMSLYYGKFHPSRTVTSISRNISEHCTTTKVDTPRSLKLFHRGSLVSLHHSIDISPRTEEVPTDKQSLLTNIAQISDCAEEGIVNRNYSSENESNASAVRVSTECERPHSRVGAKHKEEVALSNDNSDNALTSSAPLNSLYPGLPDIDSSRKRRGIYEHDITPQLDWHAPDILNIDLEQFGSIDNSERSNSLTLDSCSKVIGALDVIKNREKLTTPTPLESSRIFDIEKVSKDLQQQQRDETMSCVTSIHDYENVCPLGIARPPWCIRSWKGYTDIETYIHDDSVVRDRRRDTLTSTTGTTYSSEYSDGMISRGILKQDDYADALTYDLVESKGNKSSYSDSTFSASTVDDQNASLYVAKPVVFDDRGGMLALDTILEERDDSSLSDEKFQHGTEPSRDSASTLVSTIDQIRRYTAENSPRHIYHTTGTQWEDLNPKNLMARAHFAKVLFDNDLRTAPATTGPIGLTTRDVEKREIDAIREFVRCCAIESIKKTPLIDAILSDSPILGSRASKVVRQVTFTDRKSDFDANESDLYVEMSPLVSVENGENSCQTRLADAKTAEAESAAKTSLPTISKKSPDKENLSPILSNNNRRININSIHDNRDNNDRHAWTIERDDKNDKSLCNMRFNLKEKRHLFLEQVLSPVPKLWNKRISFHPSTKNL; from the exons ATGGGTTTCACCGTCTTACCCGCTTGTGTTACCCAACTATTTAGTTTGAGATGGCATCGCAGCGACGGTTCCCTGCGGACTGTTCACTGGTTTTTGCACTTCCTGCTACTCGGCTTCTTGCACAG gtACTTGACTTTGCTTTACACTGCGGTGTACTCTTTGAGAAATAAGTCCAGCTTCAGCAGGGACAAAAACTGGGTATATCGACAAGAAagcgatatatgtatgttgCACTTGTTTGAGTCGTTCATGGGGGCTGCTCCGCAGTTGATATTGCAGCTGTATATCATTGCGAGATTAAACCATGCGCCACTTTGGACGA GCGCCTCCGCAGTAGCTTCCTTCTGCTCCCTGACGTGGGCCGTGAGTACATACGTGAGGGCCATGCACAATATCAATCGCGAACGCAGCAACGCGACTTGGGTTGCTCTTGTTCTTCAGGCTCTCTGGCGCAGCGGTATGCTGCTGTCCAGAATCGGAGTTTTGGTACTAGCGGCTGTCTTTATGAAAACGTGGTTCTTCTTGTTTCTGG gGCTGCATTGGTTATTCATGACGATCTGGGTGATCCTGCAAAAGACAGAGTTCTGTCCTACCATATGGGAGGAGCGCATCTACAATTGCATCATCGGATTAATCTATTGCTTCGACTTCTTCAACCTGCGCGATGGCAGATCGCGTTATCGCGTGCTCGTCTTTTATTCGGTGATCACGGTGCAGAATCTGGTTTTCCTGATCATGTACACATTGCGTTTTAAGGACACTGTCGCGAGCGATACGatgatcgcgatcgcgaccCTGATAATCGGCTGTATGCTCGTCGGTCTGGCGAGCATGTCACTGTATTATGGCAAGTTTCATCCATCAAGAACGGTGACGAGCATCTCCCGGAATATCAGCGAGCATTGTACAACTACAAAGGTTGACACACCCAGGTCCCTCAAGTTGTTCCATCGCGGCTCCTTGGTGTCGTTGCATCACTCCATTGATATCTCGCCGAGGACCGAGGAGGTACCCACCGACAAGCAATCTTTGCTTACGAATATCGCACAAATTTCCGATTGCGCGGAGGAGGGCATTGTCAATCGCAACTACAGCTCGGAGAACGAATCCAACGCGAGCGCCGTGCGCGTCTCCACCGAGTGCGAGAGGCCGCACAGTCGCGTCGGTGCCAAGCACAAGGAAGAGGTCGCGTTGTCCAACGACAATTCGGACAACGCGCTTACCAGCAGCGCGCCATTGAATTCTCTGTATCCGGGCTTGCCCGACATCGACTCGTCTCGAAAACGCCGCGGCATTTACGAACACGACATCACGCCGCAATTGGACTGGCACGCGCCGGATATATTGAACATCGATTTGGAGCAGTTCGGCAGTATCGACAACTCCGAGCGGAGCAATTCTCTCACGCTAGATTCCTGCAGTAAAGTGATCGGCGCATTGGACGTTATCAAGAACAGAGAAAAGCTGACGACTCCGACGCCATTGGAGAGCAGCAGGATATTCGATATAGAGAAGGTGTCGAAGGACCTGCAGCAGCAG CAGCGGGACGAGACGATGAGCTGCGTGACGTCGATCCACGACTACGAGAACGTATGCCCGCTGGGAATTGCTCGGCCGCCTTGGTGTATCCGCAGTTGGAAAGGCTACACAGACATCGAGACATACATCCACGATGATAGCGTGGTGCGCGATCGGCGGCGGGACACTCTGACGAGCACGACCGGCACGACGTACAGCTCGGAATACTCTGACGGCATGATCTCACGAGGGATATTAAAGCAGGACGATTACGCGGATGCTCTGACTTACGATCTGGTGGAATCTAAGGGCAATAAATCGTCTTACAGCGATAGCACGTTTTCCGCGTCCACCGTGGACGATCAGAACGCCAGTCTGTACGTAGCCAAGCCGGTGGTGTTCGACGACCGGGGTGGTATGCTCGCGTTGGACACAATATTGGAAGAGCGCGATGATTCTTCATTGTCGGACGAAAAGTTTCAGCACGGGACAGAACCGTCGCGCGACTCCGCGAGTACCCTAGTGAGCACGATAGATCAGATCAGGCGGTATACAGCGGAGAATTCGCCGCGACATATCTACCACACCACCGGGACTCAGTGGGAAGATCTGAATCCCAAGAACTTGATGGCGCGAGCGCACTTTGCCAAAGTGTTGTTCGACAACGATCTCAGAACCGCCCCGGCGACGACTGGTCCAATCGGTCTGACCACGCGGGACGTTGAGAAACGCGAGATAGACGCGATCAGGGAGTTCGTCCGGTGTTGTGCGATAGAATCCATCAAGAAGACGCCCCTGATAGATGCTATTTTGTCGGACTCACCGATTCTGGGCAGCAGGGCGAGCAAAGTCGTGCGACAGGTCACGTTTACGGATCGTAAGAGCGATTTCGACGCAAACGAGAGCGACTTGTATGTCGAGATGAGTCCCTTGGTGTCCGTCGAGAACGGCGAGAACTCGTGCCAGACCAGGCTCGCCGACGCGAAGACCGCCGAGGCGGAGAGCGCCGCCAAGACCAGTCTTCCCACAATATCGAAAAAATCGCCGGATAAAGAAAATCTGTCGCCGATCTTGTCGAACAATAACAGGcggattaatattaatagtatacACGATAACAGGGACAATAATGATAGGCACGCTTGGACCATAGAAAGAGACGATAAAAATGACAAGTCGTTGTGCAACATGCGTTTCAATCTGAAGGAGAAGCGACATTTATTTCTCGAGCAGGTTCTCTCGCCGGTTCCAAAACTCTGGAACAAACGTATCTCCTTTCATCCGAGCACCAAAAATTTATAG